A genomic window from Flintibacter sp. KGMB00164 includes:
- a CDS encoding coenzyme F420-0:L-glutamate ligase codes for MSEETVYSANPGKQLIRTVDGVDYQRIPIKTHLITKADKMEDVVCRYAKEQMQPGDILFISEKAVACTQSRAIPMEDIKPRKLAVTLSRYVTKTPAGIGLGIPETMEMALQECGTPRILFAAFCSVIGKILGKKGWFYIVAGPKARGIDGPTEGTIPPYDHYVVLTPDDPMGTSKKLAAALGQPVAIVDINDLGANILGFSEKESSMDQIAKILGDNPLGQSSESTPMGIIRKA; via the coding sequence ATGAGCGAAGAGACCGTTTACAGCGCCAATCCGGGCAAGCAGCTGATCCGTACCGTGGACGGAGTGGACTACCAGCGCATTCCCATCAAAACCCACCTGATCACCAAGGCGGACAAGATGGAGGACGTAGTGTGCCGCTATGCCAAGGAGCAGATGCAGCCCGGCGACATCCTGTTTATTTCCGAGAAGGCGGTGGCCTGCACCCAGAGCCGCGCCATCCCCATGGAGGACATCAAGCCCCGCAAGCTGGCCGTCACCCTCAGCCGCTACGTCACCAAGACCCCTGCCGGTATCGGCCTGGGCATCCCTGAGACCATGGAGATGGCTCTCCAGGAGTGCGGTACCCCCCGCATTCTGTTTGCCGCTTTCTGCAGTGTGATCGGTAAGATTTTGGGCAAGAAGGGCTGGTTCTACATCGTAGCCGGTCCCAAGGCCCGGGGCATTGACGGTCCCACCGAGGGCACCATTCCTCCCTATGACCACTATGTAGTCCTTACCCCTGACGACCCCATGGGCACCTCCAAGAAGCTGGCCGCCGCTCTGGGCCAACCGGTGGCCATTGTGGACATCAACGACCTGGGCGCCAACATCCTGGGCTTCTCCGAGAAGGAGTCCTCCATGGACCAGATCGCCAAGATCCTGGGGGACAACCCCCTGGGCCAGTCCAGCGAGTCCACCCCCATGGGTATCATTCGCAAAGCCTGA
- a CDS encoding ATP-binding protein has translation MNRILSLVRRCVEDYEMIAPNDRVAVGVSGGKDSLMLLTALAKLREFYPIPFEVEAITLDMGHADGRPGMDFTPVARYCEELGVPYTLIPSEIHHIIFDVRKEKNPCSMCAKMRRGALHNAMKERGITKIALGHHYDDAVETLFMSLIFEGRLSCFQPVTWLDRMGITQIRPMLYCGEQMVRHTAQRLALPVVENPCPANGNTKRQEIKELIYELNGRYPGLKSRAFGAMQRLPLPAWGPVEHRRRPLPEEPEDFQ, from the coding sequence ATGAACCGTATTCTATCCCTGGTCCGACGCTGTGTGGAGGACTATGAGATGATCGCCCCCAATGACCGGGTGGCGGTGGGTGTTTCCGGGGGAAAGGACTCCCTGATGCTGCTTACCGCCCTGGCCAAGCTGCGGGAATTTTACCCCATTCCCTTCGAGGTGGAGGCCATCACCTTAGATATGGGCCACGCCGACGGCCGTCCGGGTATGGACTTTACCCCTGTGGCCCGCTACTGCGAGGAGCTGGGCGTCCCCTATACCCTGATTCCCAGCGAGATCCACCATATTATCTTTGATGTGCGCAAGGAGAAGAACCCCTGCTCCATGTGCGCCAAAATGCGCCGTGGCGCCCTGCACAACGCCATGAAGGAACGGGGGATCACCAAGATCGCCCTGGGACACCACTATGACGACGCGGTGGAGACCCTCTTTATGTCCCTTATCTTTGAAGGACGCCTGTCCTGTTTCCAGCCGGTGACCTGGCTGGACCGCATGGGCATCACCCAGATCCGCCCCATGCTCTACTGTGGGGAGCAGATGGTACGCCACACCGCCCAGCGGCTGGCCCTGCCTGTGGTGGAAAATCCCTGTCCCGCCAACGGCAACACTAAGCGCCAGGAGATCAAGGAGCTGATCTATGAGCTCAACGGCCGCTATCCCGGTTTGAAATCCCGGGCCTTTGGAGCCATGCAGCGCCTGCCCCTGCCCGCCTGGGGTCCCGTGGAGCACCGCAGACGGCCTCTGCCCGAGGAACCGGAGGATTTTCAGTAA
- the rplM gene encoding 50S ribosomal protein L13 encodes MSTFMANKGNIERKWYILDAANKPLGKTAAAAATLLRGKHKPEFTPNADCGDFVIVINADKAVLTGKKLDQKYYRRHSGWVGGLKEVKYRTLMSERPELAMKLAVKGMLPKNSLSNSALTRLKIYRGGEHEHAAQKPELWDAQ; translated from the coding sequence ATGTCCACTTTTATGGCCAACAAGGGGAACATCGAGCGTAAGTGGTATATCCTGGACGCCGCGAACAAGCCCCTGGGCAAGACCGCTGCCGCCGCCGCCACCCTGCTGCGGGGCAAGCACAAGCCTGAGTTCACTCCCAACGCCGACTGCGGCGACTTCGTCATCGTCATCAACGCTGACAAGGCCGTGCTGACCGGCAAGAAGCTGGATCAGAAGTACTATCGCCGTCACTCCGGCTGGGTCGGCGGTCTGAAGGAAGTCAAGTACCGCACCCTGATGAGCGAGCGCCCCGAGCTGGCCATGAAGCTGGCTGTGAAGGGTATGCTGCCCAAGAACTCCCTGTCCAACAGTGCCCTGACCCGCCTGAAGATCTATCGCGGCGGCGAGCATGAGCACGCTGCCCAGAAGCCCGAGCTCTGGGACGCTCAGTAA
- the rpsI gene encoding 30S ribosomal protein S9, producing MYQSKKPYFYGTGRRKSSVARVHLFPNGTGSITINGRDIDEYFGLETLKLLVRQPLATTDTLGKMDIVATVTGGGVTGQAGAIRHGVARALLLANEEYRPALKAAGLLTRDPRMKERKKYGLKAARRAPQFSKR from the coding sequence ATGTATCAGAGCAAGAAGCCCTATTTCTATGGCACCGGCCGTCGGAAGTCCTCCGTGGCCCGTGTTCACCTGTTCCCCAACGGCACCGGCTCCATCACCATCAACGGCCGTGACATCGACGAGTACTTTGGTCTGGAGACCCTGAAGCTGCTGGTCCGTCAGCCCCTGGCTACCACCGACACCCTGGGCAAGATGGATATCGTTGCTACCGTCACCGGCGGCGGCGTGACCGGCCAGGCCGGCGCTATCCGTCACGGTGTGGCCCGTGCCCTGCTGCTGGCCAACGAGGAGTACCGTCCCGCCCTGAAGGCTGCCGGTCTGCTCACCCGCGATCCTCGTATGAAGGAGCGTAAGAAGTACGGTCTGAAGGCCGCCCGTCGTGCTCCTCAGTTCAGCAAGCGCTGA
- the hutH gene encoding histidine ammonia-lyase, translating to MYNPKEIKHIVLDGHSLTLESFVAVARYGATVELADSALKAMEESRALAEKIADEGRVAYGITTGFGDFQRVAVSNEMSNQLSTNLILSHCTATGEPFAEDVVRGMLLLRANALCVGVSGVRPILVQMMIEMLNKGVHPVVPQKGSLGSSGDLAPLAHMSLPLLGKGMAVYQGEKMTGAEAMAKAGIKTLDTLVSKEGLGLTNGTCAMTSVGSLALYDTICAAQLGDVISSMAFEGLTGLRNAFDPRIHAVRGQKGQMLVAKNMKMLLEGSEILDNCQNDRVQDAYALRCIPQLHGAVRDALDYVLDKVEIELNAVTDNPLMFLEDEAVISGGNFHGEPMAIPFDTLGIACSEIADASERRTERMVNAALSNGLTPFLTTEGGVNSGYMIVQYAAASMVSENKVYAHPASVDSIPSSANQEDVVSMGTTAARKAGMIVQNTLSVLAMELLTACQAIDIRRRLNTHGQGITPLHEALYQHVREKVAFFEVDREIWPDIAEVEKMVRSGELLEIVKEYMPEFQ from the coding sequence ATGTACAACCCAAAGGAAATTAAGCACATTGTGCTGGATGGGCATAGTCTCACCCTGGAAAGCTTTGTTGCCGTCGCCCGTTATGGCGCTACGGTTGAACTGGCAGATTCCGCTTTGAAGGCTATGGAAGAGTCCCGCGCTCTGGCAGAGAAGATTGCGGATGAAGGACGGGTAGCCTATGGTATTACCACAGGTTTTGGCGATTTTCAGCGTGTGGCCGTCAGCAATGAAATGAGCAACCAGTTGTCTACCAACCTGATCCTCAGCCATTGTACCGCCACGGGAGAGCCTTTTGCAGAGGATGTGGTCCGTGGTATGCTTCTGCTGCGTGCAAACGCACTGTGTGTTGGCGTATCCGGCGTTCGCCCCATTCTGGTTCAGATGATGATCGAGATGCTGAACAAAGGCGTGCATCCTGTCGTACCGCAGAAGGGTTCTTTGGGTTCTTCCGGCGACCTTGCGCCTTTGGCTCATATGTCTCTGCCTTTGCTGGGCAAGGGCATGGCCGTGTATCAGGGAGAGAAGATGACCGGTGCAGAGGCGATGGCCAAAGCCGGCATCAAGACCCTGGATACTTTGGTGAGCAAGGAAGGCCTGGGCCTGACCAACGGTACATGTGCGATGACCTCTGTGGGTTCCCTGGCGCTGTATGATACGATCTGCGCCGCTCAGCTGGGCGATGTGATCAGCTCTATGGCCTTTGAGGGACTCACTGGCCTGCGCAATGCCTTTGATCCTCGTATCCACGCGGTACGCGGTCAGAAGGGGCAGATGCTGGTGGCCAAGAATATGAAGATGCTGCTGGAAGGCTCCGAGATTCTGGATAATTGCCAGAACGACCGGGTTCAGGACGCCTACGCCCTGCGCTGTATCCCTCAGCTGCACGGTGCTGTCCGTGACGCATTGGACTATGTCCTGGATAAGGTAGAAATCGAGCTCAATGCAGTCACCGATAACCCCCTGATGTTCCTGGAGGACGAGGCGGTGATCTCCGGCGGTAACTTCCATGGCGAGCCCATGGCCATCCCCTTTGATACCCTGGGCATTGCATGCTCCGAAATCGCCGACGCTTCCGAGCGCCGCACCGAGCGTATGGTCAACGCCGCTTTGTCCAACGGCCTGACTCCCTTCCTTACCACAGAGGGTGGCGTCAACTCCGGTTACATGATCGTCCAGTATGCTGCGGCCTCCATGGTGTCCGAGAATAAGGTGTATGCGCATCCGGCTTCCGTGGACTCCATTCCCTCTTCTGCCAACCAAGAGGACGTTGTGTCCATGGGCACCACGGCTGCCCGTAAGGCCGGTATGATCGTTCAGAATACCTTGTCTGTTTTGGCTATGGAGCTGCTCACCGCCTGCCAGGCGATTGATATTCGCCGTCGGCTGAACACCCATGGACAGGGTATTACACCGCTGCATGAGGCGCTGTACCAGCATGTGCGCGAGAAGGTTGCCTTCTTTGAGGTTGACCGTGAGATCTGGCCTGACATTGCTGAGGTAGAGAAGATGGTGCGCAGCGGAGAGCTGCTGGAGATTGTAAAAGAGTACATGCCGGAATTCCAGTAA